The genomic segment AAGAACATACTCATTCCCAGCGAAGAAGAACGCATCTGTATGTATCCAATGGATTATGAAGAGTTTCGATGGGCCTTAGGCGATACGGCAACTATCCCATTACTCCGTACTATCTGGGATAATCCATACCCATTAAAGGAAGCACATAGAAAACTGATGCGAGATTTCCGTCTCTATATGCTTGTTGGTGGTATGCCTCAGTCTGTTGATGCCTATTTGGAGACAAACAACTTTGAAATGGTAGACCGAGCCAAAAGGCTTATTTTGGACTTATATGACGAGGATTGGGGAAAAATCGACCCATCAGGAAAGGCTGCACGCATATTTGCAGCTATACCTGCGCAACTCAACAGCAATGCCTCTCGCTATAAGATTTCCAGTGTTATTCCAAAGGCAAGGACTGAAGATTACATAGAACTTATCTCAGAGATGGAAAAGACAAAAACAGTGAATATCTCACACCACTGTGATGATCCCAATATAGGTCTTGGAAGTACAGAGGATTTGGAGTCGTACAAAATGTTTGTTGGTGACACAGGTCTCTTTGTAACGCTGGCATTTCGAGACAAAGCATTTACAGAAAACGTCATCTACGAAAGACTTCTCAGCGACAAGCTTGCCACTAACCTTGGCTACCTATATGAGAATATTGTGGCTCAGATGCTTACAGCTTCCGGCAATAAACTATTCTATCATTCATGGCCAACAGAAAGTGGGAAACACAATTATGAGGTCGATTTCCTGTTGTCTCGCGGGACTAAGATACTTCCAATCGAGGTAAAGTCCTCTTCATACAAAACACATGCATCCATAGATGCATTTTGCAAGAAATTCTCGTCACGTATCACCAATGAGCGTTATCTTATCTATACCAAAGATTATGCACGAGAAGAATCCATGAAGTATCTACCTGCATATCTAGCATATTTCTTATAGATAGCAAACAGATTACAGACAGATACGCCAGTATTCCCACGAGGCTGGCTGGAACGGCGACGTCCTTTTCGATGGGTTCGTCGAGGATTATGAGTGGTAAACAAAAATCGCAGGCAGTACTTCTGTTGGTACTGCCTGCTTCTTATCTGAGAAACAACAAGTATATTCTATTCCTTTTCATAAATCAATCATTCAGAAACAACTTCCAAAAGTTTCTTGGCATACTGATTAAATCTATCTTGATTGTCTATTGAGCGAGTCTCTCTAGATTTCGCTGAACTTACGGGAACGTAAATCGTTGTTATATAATTCGCACTTGAAACCTCCATTCGAATAAAGGTAGTTGATGTTTCTGATGTCAGTCCATCGATTCCGATAAAATAGGATTTGCTACCCTCATAGTATGTCGTCATAATATAGCGTTCAGCCAAATACTTCCCATAAGTAGAAGCATGATTTGTACTAACTACAGCTCCTATACTAGCTAATTTACCATTTTCAAACATATAGACTAAATAACTGGCACCACCAGCATTTTCATAAGTCAACGTTGTTTCTGTTGACTTGTCGCTTAAAGTACCCTGAGTCTGATGGCTCTTAACGTAATCCACAGTGCATCCCCAATTATTGACAGGATCATCATAGAGATTATACAATGGTTTTACTTTTATCGATATAGTATGTTTACCATTCACCAAGAGACTTGTTTCACCAACATGGAAAGCAGATACTTTATTTCCCGTTGCATATGCTACAAATGGATTTGAAGATGTAATAGTATCAGCCCATTCGATTACCTTTTCACCGTCAGAGTAGATGGAAATTGGGGATGTATCCACATTGTCTTCATCGTTATCGTCGCTTCCACAAGATGTAACAAATGGCAAGGCCAATACAGCGAGCATCATGCTCCAAAATCTAATTGTTTTCATAATTTTTAGTTTTAATTTATTAATTGGTTATTTGAACTAGATATATACAAAAAAACGTGGACAAATTACTCTGTCTACGTCTCCCAAGCGTCGCCAAACGCCTAACAATCTAAACGAGTAAAAGTCCACGCCATCAGGCGCGAACCCCATCTTTCGTTCTTGATTGTCTCATATATTTGGCGATATTAGGGAGACAAGAATCAAAAAGTGGATGTTCTATCCTATATGTCCTTGTTATACTTTATCTTTTTTTTCAGCCCATAGGCATCAATAATTAATGGGTTCTACATTATTATATCTTATGCTTCTACATAATCCAATGGATTACGTTTGATGACTAGCGGATAACGGTCTGGGTGACGCAGACTTTCAATCTCAAGGTCCACGTCAAGATCCGGCCATTCTATAGCTTCCGAGCCAGACATCTGCACATTTAGCACACTACTAATAGGTGCATCTTTCATCCAGGGTATACGATTATAAGAGAGGAAGTAATCGTTACCAAGCACGGATAGCATAATGCCTTGCGCATTAATCATCAATACGCTTGCCGATGTGCTGCTACCTTCGCTTTCGCGTCTAAAGACTGGACTCATTACAAATATTACATTATTTGGCGCAAAGATAAGGAATATAAATGAAACTTCCAAGAAAAACAAAAAAAAATCTCCGAGTCGCTTGTCGGCTCGGAGATAATTGTTATTTCGTCTTTACCAAACGCTTGGTTTCTACGACCTCTCCATTAACAAACATCGTGCATAGGAAGATTCCCTTATCCAAAATGCTGCTATCGATTGTGGCACTTGTATCGGCTGGAGAAAGTGGTACTCTTGTCATCACACGACCAGCCATGTTTGTAACAAGAAGATAGGCATTGGAAACATCTTCTGCCAAAAGATATCGCACAGTGGCCGGCTCATTGACAGATGAAGGTACTGCTGAGATAAGCGTATTGCCCATAATCGAACGAACGGAACCCACGTCAGTAGCATCACCACCACGTGCCATCATGACATCAACAAACTTTTCCGTACGACTGTCAATTTGCACTTTCAGTTCCTGAATACAACTGATCAAGATGGGAATAAGATCAGTATAATTGATTCCAAATCCATCTGGAATCTTCACAACTAACGAGGGAAATATTGCCTTAAGTTCCTCAGGCAATAAGCCGTAACGCAACTTTGAGCGCATCTCCTCATTCATCTGTTCCAAATGATGAATATAGGCCTCTCTCTCTTCCTCACTCAGATAACTGAGGTCTTCTTCTGACATTCCAGAATTAGGCTTCATAGTGTATTCAACCACATGCAAGCCCAGAATATTATCCAAGATAAACTGCTGAGGCGTATCGCTTCCCAAGAGTTTGATATTCTCCCAATTGGTATTCTCTGTTGGAATGCTGTCCTGTCCACTGATTCGCTTATCTAACGTGACATAGCCGTAATAATAATAGTTATCGGCACAGAGACGCACTTCATAGTCACCATCGATTGTCGTAGGCAGATAAACTGGCTGACAGCGTTTGCAAGGTACTGCGTATACACTTTCATCACCCTTGAAGAGCATGAATGTCAAACTATCTTCAGATTCAGGAAGGATGAATTTATGGTCATCCTGTGTAACGAACAATGTATTAGCCAATGTTTGTGTTGCATCTGTCGAGTCTGTCTGAGTGACTACAAGATAGAGGGGAACATAGTTTATTTTCGCCTCAACAGAAGCCAAGCTGCCAAAAAGGGCTGCAGCAACAATAAGCAGGTATTTTTTTAACATGACAAAATATTTTAAATTTGATGCAAAGTTAAAAAATATTCCTTTTTCATCCAAATAATAATAAGAAAAAGTACAATTGCCATGATTAGTACCCTTTTTATAGACCAAAAAGAATTCTTTTTAGAATAAAAAAGTGTAATTTTGCAGACGAAAGTATTAAAAAACAATGTCGATATGGGTATTGAGGATAAAAGCAGATATGTGAACGATGCAGTGGAACTGCTGAAGGAACTGATTGCCACACCACGCGTGAGCAGAGACGAGACGGCCGCTGCCGACTTGATGGAAGAACGCATGAAGCAGTGGGGACTGAACCCACAACGCGAGGCCAACAACCTGTGGGCAGTATCGGACAACTTCGACGAAACCAAGCAGACCATCCTCCTCAATGCGCATATCGACACTGTGAAACCTGTAAGGACATGGACACGCGACCCTCACGAGCCTGCCATCATTGACAATTGCCTCTACGGCATAGGTGCCAACGACTGCGGCGGCGGACTGGTGACCCTCTTACAGGTGTTCCGTATCTTAAAAGAACGTGAGTTGCCCTTCAACCTTGTCTATCTGGCTTCGGCCGAAGAGGAAGTATCTGGAAAAAACGGTGTTGAGCGCGTATTGCCACTGTTGCCCAAGATTGACGTGGCCATCGTTGGCGAGCCTACTGGCATGCAGCCAGCCATAGCCGAAAAGGGACTGATGGTGATTGACGGATATGCAAGGGGGGTGAGTGGTCATGCTGCAAGAAACGAAGGTGTGAATGCTATCTACGAAGCTTTGGACGACCTTGTCTGGCTGCGCGATTATAAGTTCAAGAAGGAGAGTCCGCTGCTGGGATTCAGCAAGATGACCGTGACACAGGTAGAGAGTGGCACCCAACACAACGTTATTCCAGACGCACTACACTTCGTGCTCGACATTCGCACTAACGAATACTATCACAACGAATTCGTCTTCAACTTCCTTCAGAAGCATATGAAGAAGTGCATCCTGAAGCCACGTTCATTCCGTCTGCACTCATCATGCATCCCCACAGACCATCCGCTGGTGAAGCGCTGCATAGCATTGGGACTCAAGCCTTTCGGCTCGCCCACCCTATCGGATCAGGCCCTGATGCCCTTCCCCTCGTTCAAACTGGGTCCTGGTGAATCGTCACGCAGTCACAGCGCCAACGAGTTTATCCGCATTGACGAGATAGAACAAGCCCTTGACACCTATCTGAAGATTATCCTCTGAGCCAAGGACGAGGATTGAGCAATTCGGTCCAGTTACGCAATTGGAACTGCATGGTGTTTGATGCACCCAGTCGTCCAAGTGTCTGATTGGTGGATACCTTCTGTCCTGCCTTCACTGAGACGCTGGCCAAGTCGCAATACACAGAGATGTATCTGCCATGGCGCACCATCACCACATAAGAAGAACCAGAATAGAAGATCTTACTCACCTCGCCATCGAACACACAACGAGCCATGGCGCCTGGCTGTCCTTTCAAGTGCAAGCCCTTGCTGCTCAAATGAACATTACCCAAGCCCTCGACAACGTTGGAACCAAAGCCACGAACAACCTGGTAAGGACCTGTGATGGGCATAGGCAACTTACCCTTGTTGCTGGCAAAGTTGCCAGTGAGTTTCTTATCTGGATCGGCATTGACAAAGCTGTCAATCTCCTTTTTAGTCTCTTCCACATGGCGCTCGGCCGTCACACGATCCTTCTCGGCAGCCTTTGCACGCTGAGCAGCCTCAGCCTTTTCACGTTCAGTCTTGGCCGCACGCGCCTGAGCCTTGGCAGCCTCCTCCTTCGCTCTTGCCTCAGCCAGTCGCTTCTCGCGCTCCTTGCGCTCACGCTCCTTGCGTGCCAGTTCCTCAGCCTTGCGTTTCTTCTCAGCCTCGATGCGCGCCTTCTCGCGAGCAATCTCCTCGGCAATCAGCTTTTCAATCTTAGCATTCAGCTCAGCCTCCTGCTTCTGTTCCTTCTTAATCAGTTCCTGAACTGTTCGCTGTTCCTTCTGCAGCTTCACCACCATCTGTTTCTGCTCAGCCTGCTTACGCTCCAGGTTCTGTTGCTCCGTCTGGCCCTCTCGCAACTTGATATTCTTCTCCTGACGGTTACTCTCAATCTCCTGCTGCTTGGCCGTGATCTGTGCCTGCTTCACCTTCACTGCCTCGCCCTGCGCCTTTTGATAGGTGGCATACTCCTTCATAAAACGTGAGCGACGATACATCTGGTTGACGTTCTTGGCACTGAACACAAACATCATCTTGCTCTGCGAGTTGCGATTGCGATACATATAGCGCATCGACTTGACATAACGCTGCTGGCGGTCGGCCAGTTCCTTCTCGAGCACCTTCATCTCGGCATTGAGCGTGGTGAGCGCACTGTCCAGCGTAGCGATATGCGTGCGAATCGTATCAATCAGTCGTTTCTTATCGTCAATCTCGCCTCCAAGTACCAGCACATCCTGCATCTGCTGCTTCACCCTGCGGTCCAGCTCTGCCTTCTGTTTTTTCTTCTTCTCGATATCCTGACGCAACTGCTTCTGCGAAGCCTGCATCTTCTCCCTTTCAGTCAGCGGTTTCTTGGCCGCAGGCTTCTTGGTTGTTGTTTTCTTTGTTTTTTTCTTATTCTGTACCTGTGTTGTGGTCTTCTTACGCTGTGTGGTCTTCGACTTCTGAGCCGGAGCCATCACACAAACAACAAGAGCCAAGAGCAGGACAATGAGTCTTCTCATACTTTATCTTTATTCTTTTATAGAGCCATGAAGCGACGCAGAATCTGGTCAACCGTCACCTCGCGATATTTATCAGAAACCTTTGTACGAGTAGCCCAGTCGCTCTCGTTCTTCAGATAATTCAAACGGATGCCCAACTTGATCTCGCTTTCAGGAGTTGTCAAGGAGATACCCATGTTGCTGGGGAAGGCAATGCTGCCCATTCTTGTAAACTCCTTGTAGTCCCAGTTCAACTGGGTGTTGCCCTTCAACTGATCACGATAGGCAATGTTCGCCATCTTGATGCGGCCCGACTTGTTGTTGGCCAGCCAACTGTAGTTCATCTTTCCCTCGTCCAAAGTGATGACCACATCCTCAGCATCCATGTTCGTAGAG from the Prevotella sp. E15-22 genome contains:
- a CDS encoding ATP-binding protein: MEPKRLFKRKIYDQLLKWKQQSNGNSALLIEGARRIGKSTIVKSFAKNEYKSFIFIDFTKCSKEVKDLFNDISDLNYIFLRLQLIYGVQLIERESLIIFDEVQFQPLARQAIKSFVEDHRYDYIETGSLISIRKNTKNILIPSEEERICMYPMDYEEFRWALGDTATIPLLRTIWDNPYPLKEAHRKLMRDFRLYMLVGGMPQSVDAYLETNNFEMVDRAKRLILDLYDEDWGKIDPSGKAARIFAAIPAQLNSNASRYKISSVIPKARTEDYIELISEMEKTKTVNISHHCDDPNIGLGSTEDLESYKMFVGDTGLFVTLAFRDKAFTENVIYERLLSDKLATNLGYLYENIVAQMLTASGNKLFYHSWPTESGKHNYEVDFLLSRGTKILPIEVKSSSYKTHASIDAFCKKFSSRITNERYLIYTKDYAREESMKYLPAYLAYFL
- a CDS encoding DUF2442 domain-containing protein — translated: MINAQGIMLSVLGNDYFLSYNRIPWMKDAPISSVLNVQMSGSEAIEWPDLDVDLEIESLRHPDRYPLVIKRNPLDYVEA
- a CDS encoding M20 family metallo-hydrolase, which produces MGIEDKSRYVNDAVELLKELIATPRVSRDETAAADLMEERMKQWGLNPQREANNLWAVSDNFDETKQTILLNAHIDTVKPVRTWTRDPHEPAIIDNCLYGIGANDCGGGLVTLLQVFRILKERELPFNLVYLASAEEEVSGKNGVERVLPLLPKIDVAIVGEPTGMQPAIAEKGLMVIDGYARGVSGHAARNEGVNAIYEALDDLVWLRDYKFKKESPLLGFSKMTVTQVESGTQHNVIPDALHFVLDIRTNEYYHNEFVFNFLQKHMKKCILKPRSFRLHSSCIPTDHPLVKRCIALGLKPFGSPTLSDQALMPFPSFKLGPGESSRSHSANEFIRIDEIEQALDTYLKIIL
- a CDS encoding murein hydrolase activator EnvC produces the protein MRRLIVLLLALVVCVMAPAQKSKTTQRKKTTTQVQNKKKTKKTTTKKPAAKKPLTEREKMQASQKQLRQDIEKKKKQKAELDRRVKQQMQDVLVLGGEIDDKKRLIDTIRTHIATLDSALTTLNAEMKVLEKELADRQQRYVKSMRYMYRNRNSQSKMMFVFSAKNVNQMYRRSRFMKEYATYQKAQGEAVKVKQAQITAKQQEIESNRQEKNIKLREGQTEQQNLERKQAEQKQMVVKLQKEQRTVQELIKKEQKQEAELNAKIEKLIAEEIAREKARIEAEKKRKAEELARKERERKEREKRLAEARAKEEAAKAQARAAKTEREKAEAAQRAKAAEKDRVTAERHVEETKKEIDSFVNADPDKKLTGNFASNKGKLPMPITGPYQVVRGFGSNVVEGLGNVHLSSKGLHLKGQPGAMARCVFDGEVSKIFYSGSSYVVMVRHGRYISVYCDLASVSVKAGQKVSTNQTLGRLGASNTMQFQLRNWTELLNPRPWLRG